One window from the genome of Metabacillus flavus encodes:
- a CDS encoding cysteine dioxygenase, whose protein sequence is MKLKDKTMNVFHSLKKPSKKELKEVLQKLDVKLEEVAPMLKSADGKPYYRKLIFQNDEVELLVMNWSQMECAPHDHGNSQGWIQVLNGTSLNTVYEVSEKGWPSELFKEFHQEGRLFYAPRKGVHKMKSAGGTDLVTLHLYFPPITGMMVYDLDACAACVVSDDCGAWWPEEMRQKVKEIQLAKTQ, encoded by the coding sequence ATGAAGCTTAAGGATAAGACCATGAACGTATTCCATTCTTTAAAGAAGCCTTCCAAGAAGGAATTGAAGGAAGTCCTGCAAAAATTGGATGTCAAGCTTGAAGAGGTGGCCCCAATGCTGAAATCAGCGGACGGAAAGCCTTACTACCGCAAGCTCATCTTTCAAAATGATGAAGTCGAATTACTCGTTATGAATTGGTCGCAGATGGAGTGTGCTCCCCATGATCATGGAAATTCACAAGGATGGATTCAAGTGCTGAATGGAACGTCTCTTAATACCGTATATGAAGTGAGCGAAAAGGGGTGGCCGTCTGAGTTATTTAAAGAGTTCCATCAAGAGGGGAGGTTATTTTATGCACCGAGGAAAGGGGTGCATAAGATGAAATCTGCAGGAGGAACTGATTTAGTTACTCTGCATCTTTATTTCCCTCCGATCACTGGGATGATGGTCTACGACCTGGATGCATGTGCGGCTTGCGTCGTATCGGATGATTGCGGAGCATGGTGGCCTGAAGAAATGCGCCAGAAAGTAAAGGAGATTCAGCTGGCCAAAACTCAATGA
- a CDS encoding DEAD/DEAH box helicase, producing MNIELNKKIIEKLCGRVSLKSGDSLRRSNKVKFQEYREDGCHAIVQSTEDFRVSVTVDPDGTFHADCSCPKLISFKQECQHIAAVLLTIDEHQTNGTIPEVKSDVEVTSVPDYALTEELLTAFKDRQHRKTGEQNYFENRTVLNAVFTCKPVQREDGELLLALELTVESVKVWKVNAFLENIISGEPFQLSSHFVFDPLSHCFTKESDAVIQQLFKIVQNETAENESHQLLLSPFSWNLLLPSLMRAPFAELEINGEIYSGLRLSEGILPLQFDFYEEGRGYELKAGGLQDLIFLKPYQAVLSSGVLFQLGTEDFERLAELKRVIDASGKNTIPIPPQQVNLYLEKVVPGLRKLGEVAISETISKRMAEASLTAKLYLDRVKNRLLAGLEFHYGKIVFNPLDEQEVRALSRVIRDEEKEDLILKLMEESSFARTDSGYYLQNELLEYEFLYHVLPKLEKFAQVHATTAVRSRIFKETAGPRIKVEAKRERTNWLEFKFEMDGIPEKEIRDVLAALDEKRKYYRLRSGALLSLETREYEEIYRFLTAMPVQAEDWEKELEVPLIKGLQLLDSIKVSDTLTLEDSVQQLLNGLLHPDELEFAVPKKLEPVLRDYQKNGYRWMKSLAKNGFGGILADDMGLGKTLQSIAYMVSVLPEIRRLIRPVLIVCPSSLLYNWKNEIDTFAPEIDAIIMDGSRTERASRFRDDASADVLITSYPLVRQDIQVYEKRLFHTVFFDEAQAFKNPVTQTARAVKRVQAKHRFALTGTPVENSREELWSIFHVVFPELFMGLKEYSTLTRKKVARRIRPFMLRRMKEDVLSELPEKIESMEIVELLPEQKKLYAAYLAKLRHDTLKHLDKETIQKNRIKILAGITRLRQICCHPSLFVDGYSGGSAKFDQLMNILEEARLSGRRVLIFSQFTSMLDLIGRALAVQGMPYFYLDGQTALAERVELCTRFNTGERNLFLISLKAGGTGLNLTGADTVIHFDTWWNPAVEEQAADRAHRMGQTNTVNVIKLVTRGTIEEKMNELQDKKRQLIKEIVDLDEKMPFTLTEEDIRDLLRV from the coding sequence TTGAATATAGAGCTGAACAAAAAAATCATCGAAAAACTGTGCGGCCGCGTCTCCCTAAAGAGCGGAGATTCACTGCGCCGTTCCAATAAAGTGAAGTTCCAGGAGTACCGGGAGGATGGCTGTCACGCGATCGTTCAAAGTACGGAGGATTTCCGCGTTTCGGTCACGGTGGATCCTGATGGTACGTTTCATGCAGACTGCAGCTGTCCGAAGCTTATTTCCTTTAAGCAAGAATGCCAGCACATTGCGGCGGTATTGCTTACGATTGATGAACATCAGACAAACGGGACGATCCCGGAGGTTAAGAGTGATGTAGAGGTCACCTCCGTTCCTGACTATGCCCTGACGGAGGAATTGCTGACGGCCTTCAAGGACCGGCAACACCGTAAAACAGGGGAGCAGAACTATTTTGAAAATCGAACCGTACTCAATGCGGTGTTTACGTGCAAGCCGGTTCAAAGGGAAGACGGCGAGCTTCTGCTTGCACTGGAACTCACTGTTGAATCGGTAAAAGTTTGGAAGGTGAATGCCTTTCTTGAAAACATCATAAGCGGAGAGCCCTTCCAGCTTTCGTCCCACTTCGTGTTTGATCCATTGTCTCATTGTTTCACGAAAGAATCGGATGCCGTGATTCAGCAGCTTTTTAAGATTGTACAAAATGAGACGGCTGAAAATGAGAGCCATCAGCTTCTCCTTTCTCCGTTTTCATGGAATCTGCTTCTCCCATCCCTTATGAGAGCGCCTTTTGCGGAGCTTGAGATCAACGGGGAAATCTATTCCGGCCTTCGTCTATCGGAAGGCATCCTGCCGCTTCAATTTGATTTCTATGAAGAAGGCAGAGGGTATGAGCTGAAAGCGGGTGGATTGCAAGACCTGATTTTCTTAAAGCCTTACCAAGCGGTTTTATCTTCAGGAGTATTGTTTCAGCTGGGGACGGAAGATTTTGAGCGCTTAGCCGAACTGAAACGGGTCATCGATGCTTCAGGAAAAAACACGATTCCAATCCCTCCGCAGCAGGTCAATCTTTATCTGGAAAAAGTGGTTCCAGGGCTCCGAAAGCTCGGGGAGGTTGCCATTTCAGAGACGATTTCCAAACGAATGGCTGAAGCGTCGCTAACAGCCAAGCTTTATTTGGACAGAGTGAAAAACCGGCTGCTTGCGGGTCTTGAATTTCATTACGGGAAAATTGTCTTTAATCCGCTGGATGAACAGGAAGTGCGCGCTCTGTCCAGGGTAATCCGCGATGAGGAAAAGGAGGATCTGATTCTTAAACTCATGGAGGAAAGCTCGTTTGCACGGACGGACAGCGGCTACTATCTTCAAAATGAGCTTTTGGAGTATGAGTTCCTGTATCATGTACTGCCGAAGCTTGAGAAATTTGCCCAGGTGCATGCTACGACTGCCGTTCGAAGCCGGATTTTTAAAGAGACGGCAGGACCGAGAATTAAGGTGGAGGCTAAACGGGAGCGCACCAACTGGCTGGAATTCAAGTTTGAAATGGACGGAATCCCGGAAAAAGAAATCCGCGATGTTCTGGCTGCACTGGATGAAAAACGGAAGTATTACCGATTGAGAAGCGGAGCTCTGCTTTCCCTTGAAACACGGGAATATGAGGAGATTTACCGGTTCTTAACAGCGATGCCGGTACAGGCGGAGGACTGGGAAAAAGAGCTTGAAGTCCCTCTGATCAAAGGGCTTCAGCTTCTGGATTCCATTAAAGTTTCCGATACACTGACTCTCGAGGATTCGGTTCAGCAGCTGCTGAACGGTCTTCTCCACCCGGATGAGCTGGAATTTGCTGTTCCCAAGAAGCTGGAACCTGTGCTGAGGGATTATCAAAAGAACGGATACCGGTGGATGAAATCGCTCGCCAAGAACGGGTTTGGAGGGATTCTTGCGGATGACATGGGGCTTGGGAAAACGCTGCAAAGCATTGCGTATATGGTGTCAGTTCTTCCTGAAATCCGCCGGTTAATAAGGCCGGTCCTAATTGTTTGTCCTTCTTCCCTGCTGTATAACTGGAAAAATGAAATCGACACGTTTGCACCGGAGATCGATGCCATCATTATGGACGGCAGCCGAACAGAGAGAGCAAGCCGCTTCCGTGATGATGCAAGTGCAGATGTCCTCATCACTTCCTATCCGCTTGTAAGACAGGATATACAAGTATACGAAAAACGGCTTTTCCATACGGTCTTTTTCGATGAAGCGCAGGCCTTTAAAAATCCAGTCACCCAGACGGCAAGAGCGGTGAAAAGGGTTCAGGCCAAACATCGTTTCGCGCTGACAGGAACACCGGTGGAGAACTCGCGGGAAGAGCTATGGTCAATTTTCCATGTCGTCTTTCCGGAACTGTTCATGGGGTTAAAGGAATACAGCACTCTCACAAGGAAAAAGGTCGCAAGGCGAATCCGTCCTTTTATGCTCCGCAGAATGAAGGAGGACGTGCTTTCCGAGCTTCCGGAAAAAATTGAGTCTATGGAAATCGTCGAGCTGCTCCCGGAGCAGAAAAAGCTGTACGCGGCCTACTTGGCAAAGCTTCGTCACGATACCCTGAAGCACTTAGATAAAGAGACCATTCAAAAAAACCGGATTAAGATTTTGGCCGGAATTACAAGGCTGCGGCAAATCTGCTGTCATCCCTCCCTGTTCGTCGATGGATACAGCGGTGGCTCAGCGAAATTTGACCAGCTCATGAACATCCTGGAAGAGGCCAGGCTCTCAGGAAGAAGGGTGCTGATTTTCTCCCAGTTCACCTCCATGCTTGATCTGATTGGACGAGCATTAGCGGTTCAGGGCATGCCGTATTTTTATTTGGATGGCCAAACCGCACTAGCGGAAAGGGTTGAACTGTGTACCCGATTTAATACCGGCGAACGGAATCTTTTTCTCATTTCACTGAAAGCCGGCGGTACGGGCTTGAATTTAACAGGCGCAGATACCGTCATTCACTTTGATACATGGTGGAATCCAGCGGTGGAGGAACAGGCCGCCGACCGTGCGCACCGGATGGGACAGACGAACACAGTAAACGTCATCAAGCTCGTCACCCGCGGCACCATTGAGGAGAAAATGAATGAGCTGCAGGATAAAAAGCGGCAGCTTATTAAAGAAATCGTTGATCTGGATGAGAAAATGCCGTTTACGCTGACAGAAGAGGATATACGGGATTTGCTGAGGGTGTAG
- a CDS encoding Gfo/Idh/MocA family protein, which produces MRIGIIGLGDIAKKAYLPVLSERKDIELVLCTRNQDTLQHLAQVYRLQETVQTVDELLTKNIDAAIVSTATEAHAQIAEKLLENGISVYIDKPVSLNFSETKRIAELAEKSGKIAMTGFNRRFIPRVKELKEHGKAGLILMQKNRFASPDHVRRFVVEDFIHVVDTLRFLMGTEVKDVKTEFMKNEDLLDHIVVQLIGDGCTAIGIMNRNGGVTEEIIEYSAGQHKYTVNSLVETTHFHNKDISVTKFGDWEPTLFKRGFYQIMDHFIECVRENRVPDPSIMDSLITHEICERIVKKIDSQA; this is translated from the coding sequence ATGAGGATTGGAATCATCGGACTTGGCGACATCGCCAAAAAAGCGTACCTGCCCGTGCTTTCGGAAAGAAAAGATATTGAGCTTGTGCTTTGTACGAGGAATCAGGACACGCTGCAGCATCTTGCCCAGGTCTACAGACTACAGGAAACGGTTCAGACAGTAGACGAACTGCTGACTAAGAACATCGATGCCGCTATTGTCAGTACAGCGACAGAAGCGCACGCTCAAATTGCGGAAAAACTGCTCGAAAACGGAATCAGCGTCTACATAGACAAGCCCGTCTCTTTGAATTTCAGCGAAACAAAAAGAATAGCAGAGCTCGCTGAAAAAAGCGGCAAAATTGCCATGACCGGCTTCAACAGAAGATTCATCCCCCGTGTCAAAGAGCTGAAAGAACACGGCAAGGCAGGCCTAATTTTGATGCAAAAAAATCGATTTGCCTCCCCTGATCATGTTCGAAGATTTGTCGTAGAGGACTTTATCCATGTGGTCGATACCCTCCGATTCCTGATGGGGACAGAGGTGAAGGATGTAAAAACAGAGTTCATGAAAAATGAGGACCTGCTGGATCACATCGTCGTTCAGCTGATAGGAGACGGCTGCACAGCGATCGGAATCATGAACCGAAATGGCGGAGTAACGGAAGAAATCATTGAATACTCGGCCGGCCAGCATAAATATACGGTAAACAGTCTTGTCGAAACGACCCATTTTCATAATAAAGACATCAGCGTGACGAAGTTTGGTGACTGGGAGCCGACTCTGTTCAAGCGGGGATTCTATCAGATTATGGATCATTTTATTGAGTGTGTGCGGGAAAATCGTGTTCCGGATCCTTCCATTATGGATTCACTCATTACCCATGAGATTTGCGAGAGAATTGTAAAAAAGATTGATTCGCAAGCCTAA
- a CDS encoding DinB family protein — translation MSNVRTSSQKAMKRWKMHRNALIELAAVFPESSGSWRPWKEGMTVIELVHHLAWTPEFFLAPIEGREMNIPPVPETLSEARKLLEELTNAHEKIVASLTDEDLEMETTIDLFKLTEPTEDMLYRLIGHEAHHKGQLILYARILGAEPPFYVDLSL, via the coding sequence ATGTCAAATGTACGAACATCATCCCAGAAAGCAATGAAACGCTGGAAAATGCATCGAAATGCATTGATTGAACTTGCCGCGGTATTCCCTGAATCAAGCGGTTCGTGGCGTCCTTGGAAGGAAGGGATGACGGTGATCGAACTCGTCCATCACCTCGCCTGGACTCCGGAGTTCTTTCTGGCTCCAATCGAGGGGCGGGAAATGAATATCCCTCCTGTTCCGGAAACACTATCGGAGGCCCGCAAGCTTTTAGAAGAGCTCACGAACGCCCATGAAAAGATCGTTGCTTCGCTAACGGATGAAGATTTGGAGATGGAAACTACCATTGACCTCTTTAAACTGACGGAACCGACTGAAGACATGCTCTATCGTCTGATTGGCCACGAAGCGCACCATAAAGGACAATTGATTCTGTATGCCCGGATTCTCGGTGCGGAACCGCCATTTTATGTTGATCTGAGTTTGTAA
- a CDS encoding GntR family transcriptional regulator, with protein MTNNKEHLYPAKWLSRASAGERIACELRISIVSGKIESGTILSENKIAADFSVSRSPVREALKILASENMIQAERMGAVVTGLTDKHIEEIYDVRLMIESFVFERIVKMDTADLVKELNKIFEMMKIAIKYGDADEFSFQDVLFHETIIRAIDHSYMLMIWNNLKPVMESLILLSMRVRFREKYEDFQRILDNHELYIKAINTKDRNLMIQSLHQNFDDVQGKVEDLWMSQQLLAKGAEQGNE; from the coding sequence ATGACGAATAATAAGGAACATTTATACCCTGCAAAGTGGCTTTCAAGAGCTTCAGCTGGTGAAAGGATCGCTTGCGAGCTAAGAATCTCCATTGTTTCAGGAAAAATTGAAAGCGGTACCATTTTGTCCGAGAACAAAATAGCTGCAGATTTTTCCGTCAGCCGGTCACCCGTTCGCGAGGCATTAAAAATACTGGCCTCTGAAAATATGATTCAAGCAGAAAGAATGGGTGCAGTTGTCACTGGTTTAACAGATAAGCATATCGAAGAAATTTACGATGTCCGGCTTATGATCGAATCCTTTGTATTTGAACGGATTGTTAAAATGGACACAGCAGATTTGGTAAAAGAACTGAATAAGATATTCGAAATGATGAAAATCGCCATCAAATATGGCGATGCAGATGAGTTCTCTTTTCAGGATGTGCTATTTCACGAAACGATTATCCGGGCGATTGACCATTCCTACATGCTCATGATCTGGAATAATTTAAAGCCCGTCATGGAGAGTTTAATCCTATTATCTATGCGCGTCCGCTTTAGGGAAAAATACGAGGATTTCCAAAGAATTCTCGATAATCACGAGCTTTATATCAAAGCGATTAACACCAAAGACCGAAACTTAATGATCCAGTCGCTGCATCAGAATTTTGATGATGTCCAAGGGAAGGTAGAAGATCTCTGGATGTCGCAGCAGCTGCTGGCTAAAGGAGCTGAGCAAGGAAATGAATAG